A stretch of the Aegilops tauschii subsp. strangulata cultivar AL8/78 chromosome 4, Aet v6.0, whole genome shotgun sequence genome encodes the following:
- the LOC109768919 gene encoding protein MIZU-KUSSEI 1, with the protein MPSLIDGPASLRSLLRPVTDERRTSKHGGSTGGAVVGLFKMFRLVPMLTTSTGCKMAALLGRHSGRALLADHAPAVTLFGHRRGRLSLAIHEDTRAPPAFLIELPMLAAALHREMATGTVRLALESDTRSARRRLLEEYVWAVYCNGRKAGYAIRRKDPSDDERHVLRLLRGVSMGAGVLPPPPADGSHGPDGELTYMRARVERVVGSKDSEAFYMINPDDDNRGGDGAAELSIFLVRKK; encoded by the coding sequence ATGCCTTCGCTCATCGACGGCCCGGCGTCGCTGCGGTCGCTGCTCCGGCCGGTCACCGACGAGCGCCGGACCAGTAAGCACGGCGGCAGCACCGGCGGCGCCGTCGTGGGGCTCTTCAAGATGTTCAGGCTGGTGCCCATGCTCACCACCAGCACCGGCTGCAAGATGGCCGCGCTGCTCGGGCGGCACAGCGGCAGGGCCCTCCTCGCGGACCACGCGCCGGCGGTGACGCTCTTCGGGCACCGCCGCGGCCGGCTGAGCCTGGCCATCCACGAGGACACGCGGGCGCCGCCGGCGTTCCTCATCGAGCTGCCCATGCTGGCGGCCGCGCTGCACCGGGAGATGGCCACGGGCACCGTGAGGCTGGCGCTGGAGAGCGACACCCGCAGCGCGCGCCGGCGGCTGCTGGAGGAGTACGTGTGGGCCGTCTACTGCAACGGCCGCAAGGCCGGCTACGCCATCCGCCGCAAGGACCCGTCCGACGACGAGCGGCACGTGCTGCGCCTGCTGCGCGGCGTCTCCATGGGCGCCGGggtgctgccgccgccgcccgccgacgGCTCCCACGGCCCCGACGGCGAGCTCACCTACATGCGCGCCCGCGTCGAGCGCGTCGTCGGGTCCAAGGACTCCGAGGCCTTCTACATGATCAACCCGGACGACGACAACCGGGGTGGCGATGGCGCCGCGGAGCTCAGCATTTTCCTAGTGAGGAAGAAGTAA